DNA from Streptococcus parasuis:
TCGTGACCATGTCCGACTCAATCAGAATCATACAAATGAAGTAATAAATTAGGGTGGAACCGCGTTCTCAACGCCCCTATGTCGGTTGACAGGGGAAGAGAATGTGGTTCTTTTTGTCTGCCGACCGAGTATTTCTTGTTTTTCATCTCAAGTTGGAAGACAGCTACTATAAAGAAAGGAGACCAATGTTCACCTTAGAAAATATCAATCGAGGTCATGAACAGTTTACTGGGCCTGATTTTCCCAAACTGATTGCCTATTTTAAGGACTTGGGTATGGTGGAAAATACTGTGGATATCCAGTCTGGACAGGTTACCTATCGCTCACAGACAGGGCAGACTCTGGAAAAGCGGGGCTATCAAGTGACGATACCTGTTTCGGACCAAGCTAATCTGGACCAGTTTGTGACTATCTTACGCAATCATCAGGCTGGGCAAACAGATTTCCCTACCTTCTGCCAAGTAACAGCAGAAGCAGGGATTTACAAGTGGGTCATCGACCTAAAAGCCATGACCTGTTCCTATCTGGATAAGGCAGAGCAAGCTGTTTTTGTGGAAGCTGTACCGAGTGTGGAGAACTAGCAATTTTGAAATATAATAGAAAGAAGGAAATATATGTCTAAAAAATTAACATTCCACAGCGTCAGTGGCATAGTCTCCTTTCAGTCGAATTGCCACACGCTCATCGCTAGGGCGACTGAGCTAGACGCTGTACTAGTTCGCCTTTCCTAGCGGTATCGGCTATGAAGGCTCACGTCGCAAGAGCATTTAAAATAGAAAGAGGATATTATGTCAAAGAAACTTACATTTCACAGCGTCAGTGGCATCGTCTCCTTTCAGTCGAATTGCCACACGCTCATCGCTAGGGCGACTGAGCTAGACGCTGTACTAGTTCGCCTTTCCTAGCAATATCGGCTAGGAAGGCTCACGTCGCAAGAATATTTAAAATAGAAAGAAGGAAGAATATGTCTAAAAAACTTACTTTCCAGGAAATTATCCTGACCTTACAACAATTTTGGAATGAGCAGGGGTGCTTGCTCATGCAGGCTTATGATACGGAAAAAGGTGCGGGTACCATGAGTCCCTACACTTTCTTGCGTGCTATCGGTCCTGAGCCATGGAATGCGGCTTATGTTGAGCCAAGTCGTCGTCCTGCGGACGGTCGTTA
Protein-coding regions in this window:
- a CDS encoding DUF1398 domain-containing protein codes for the protein MWFFLSADRVFLVFHLKLEDSYYKERRPMFTLENINRGHEQFTGPDFPKLIAYFKDLGMVENTVDIQSGQVTYRSQTGQTLEKRGYQVTIPVSDQANLDQFVTILRNHQAGQTDFPTFCQVTAEAGIYKWVIDLKAMTCSYLDKAEQAVFVEAVPSVEN